A segment of the Sphingomonas kaistensis genome:
ATGACGGCCAATAGCGGGCAAGCGCCCACCCCAGCCCTTCCCGTCCGCGGGACGGAAAAGCACGGAGCTATTGGAGCACCATGAACACCGAAGCCAAGATTAACGACACCCGCAAGGCGGAGCTGCTTTCGAGCACCGTCGAGCATATCGACATCACCAAGTTCGATGCCCGCCCGATCGTCGAAGCGATGGGCAAGATGAGCTTCACCAGCCGCGACCTCGCCCGCGCCACCGACATCTACAACCAGATGCTGAGCGATCCCGATTGCTCGGTCATCCTGGTGATCGCCGGCTCGACCTCGGCCGGCGGCTGCATGGACCTCTATGCGGAGCTCGTCCGCTCCAACATGGTCGATGCGATTGTCGCCACCGGTGCGTCGATCGTCGACATGGATTTCTTCGAAGCGCTTGGCCACAAGCACTATCAAGCGCTTGAAATCCCTGACGATGACACGCTGCGTTCGCTCTACATCGATCGTATCTACGATACCTACATCGACGAGATCCAGCTGCAGGACACCGACTTCACCATCGGCAAGATCGCCGACACGCTGGAGCCGCGCCCCTACAGCAGCCGCGAGTTCATCAAGGAGATGGGCAAGTGGCTGCTGGAAAACGGGAAGAAGGACAACAGCCTGGTCAAGCTCGCCTACGAGCATGACGTGCCGATCTTCTGCCCGGCTTTCACCGACAGCTCGGCGGGCTTCGGCCTCGTCAAGCATCAGGTCGACGCGATGAAGGCGGGCCGTCGCTACATGACGATGGATTCGATCGCCGACTTCCGCGAACTGACCGACATCAAGATCAAGGCCGGCACCACCGGACTGCTGATGATCGGCGGCGGCGTTCCGAAGAACTTCACGCAGGACACCGTGGTCTGCGCCGAGATCCTCGGTCACGAGGATGTCGAGGTCCACAAGTACGCCGTGCAGATCACCGTCGCCGACGTGCGCGACGGAGCCTGCTCCTCCTCGACGCTTCAGGAGGCCGCCAGCTGGGGCAAGGTTTCGACCGCGCTCGAGCAGATGGTGTTCGCCGAGGCGACCTCGGTGCTGCCGCTGCTGGCGTCCGACGCCTATCACCGGGGCCATTGGAAGACCCGCGCCAAGCGCGCCTTCGCGAAGCTGTTCGATTAAGTTCGGATTGCTTACCGAAACGAAATGAACCACCCTCCCCTGTCTCAACGGGGGAGGGTTTTTCATTGCTGCAGCCAAGTCCATTGCTCGGGCCGATCGTCGCGTTGGTCGGCTGGTCGCTGATCATGCTGGTGTGGATGGCCGTCTCCCGCCGCGGCGCTTTCAAGCGGCTCGGCGTGTCGCTCAAGACCATTCCGCCCGGATCACGCGGCAGCGCGCTCGACAGCAGTCCCGAGGCCAAGGCGCAGTGGAAGGCGCATAATTACAACCATCTGATGGAGCAGCCGACGATCTTCTACGCGATCGTGCTGGCGCTGGTGCTGATGGGGTTCGACCACCCGATCAACGTCATGCTGGCATGGGGCTATGTCGGGCTGCGTATCCTGCACAGCATCGTTCAGGCGACGATCAACGTGGTGGCGATCAGGCTGACCCTGTTCGCCCTCTCGACGCTTTGCCTGGCCAGCCTGACGATCCACGCCGGGCTGCGCCTCTGGCACTAGCGGCTGAACGCGGCCGCAAGCTCCACATGGGTCGACCAGCGGAACTGGCCGACCGGGCGCACCCAGTCGAGCCGGTATCCGCCTGACACCAGCACCGCCGCATCGCGCGCAAAGGTCGCGGGATTGCAGCTGACGTAGGCGATTCGGGGCACCGTCGAGGCGGCGAGCTGTTCGACCTGCGCTTCCGCTCCCGACCGCGGCGGATCGAGCACCACCGCGTCGAGTCCATTAAGCTCGTCGGCCATCAGCGGGCGGCGATAAAGGTCGCGGTGCTGGGCGGCGATCGAAGGGGCGGCCCGCTTGAGCGCGAGCACGGCGCCCCGGCCCGCCTCCGCTGCCAGCACCCGGCCGGGCAGTGCCAGCGCAAAGGTGCCGATACCGGCGAACAGATCGGCCGATGTCGCGGGCGTGCCGACCGCTTCCAGGACGCTGTCGACCAGCGCGCGCTCGCCGTCTTCGGTCGCCTGAAGGAAGGCTGCGATAGGCAGGGGCACCGGGCGCCCGGACAGTGTGGCGGTGGCCGGCTGCGGCTCCCACCGCACCTCGGGCCCGACTCCCTCGTCGAGGCTCAGCCTGGCAAGTCCCTGCTCGCCCGCGAAATCGACCAGCCCCTGCGCCGCCTCGAAGCCGTCGGCCTTGACGCCCTTCAGCAGCAGGTCGACGCCTTGGTCGGCAAGGGTCAGGTGGATTTCGGCCGTCCGCTTGGGGGCCAGCAACAGGCCCAGCAGGCGCCGCAGCGGATCGAGCAGGGCGAACAGCTCGGGCCGCAGGATGTGGCATTCGGCGAGATCGATGATCCGGTTCGACTTTTCGGCATTGAAGCCGAGCAAGACCCTGCCCCCGGCCTTCATTGCACGCAGCGTCGCCCGTCGGCGGGTCCGCGGGGGAGAGAGATGCGGCGCACGGACGTCGCCGGTCAGGTCATGCTGCGCTAATGCCCCGCTGACCCGCTCGACCAGATAGGCGGCATAGGCCTCGTCATCGACGTGCTGGAGCTGACACCCCCCGCATTCCGGAAAGTGACGGCATGGCGGCACCTGTCGATGGGGACCAGCAGTGACGCTGCCATCCTCCGCGACCACGTCTCCGGGTGCCGCGAACGCCACGTGGCGGCCGCTTGCCGTCACCCCATCGCCGCGCGCCGCGATCCGGACTACGATGTCGCTCACAGCTGCGCCACCAGATCGTCGGCGATCATCGAGGCGCCCGCCCGTTCGGCGGCTCGGCCTTGCAGCCAGACCCCGGCGCAAGCCGCTTCGAAAGCGGGCAGGCCGCGCGCCCGCAGCGCCGCGATCATTCCGGCAAGCACATCGCCCGTCCCGGCGGTGGCGAGCCAGGCAGGAGCCGGCGGCGCGAAGCCAATCCTCCCATCGGGCGACGCGACCAACGTATCGGGGCCCTTGAAGACCACCACCGCGCCGGACGCCTCTGCAGCAGCCAGCGCTTGCTCGGCCTTGGTCCCGGGTAGCGCGCCAAACAATCGCTCGAACTCACCGGCATGCGGGGTCAGGACGGCATCCTGGCCCTTCAGCCGGCCCGGCTCCCCAATGTGCCCGATGGCGTCGGCGTCGATCACCTTGGGCCGGTGGCTGACCAGGGCGAGGGTCAGCAGTTGCGGCAGCTTGCCCAGGCCGGGCCCGACTAGTAGGCAGCCGATCTTCGGATCGTTCACCTGCGCGTCGCCGACCTGCACCACGCTCAGCGGAAGGCCGGCAATCGGAAGCGAGGTCGAGATACGGACATAGCCTGCACCGCTGTGCGCCGCCGCCTTCGCCGACAAGGCGATTGCGCCGGGCATCTCACCCGCCAGGCAGTGGACCAGCCCACGGCTGAATTTGTGCGCATCCGGGGCGATGGAAGGAAGCACCGGCTCGCCGATCTCGAACCACGGGCCCGGTGCATCGATGCCAATGTCGGCAAGGACCACCCGGCCCATGCCCGCCATTGCAGGCATCAGCCGATGCGCCGGCTTCAGCGCTCCGAACGCCACCGTCAGGTCGAAGTCAGGTACAGGGGAGAGGCGTGCTCCGCTGTCGGCCTCCACGCCGCTCGGCAGGTCCGCCGCGACGGCGATGTGTGATGCTTCGACGAGGGTGATTAGCGCCTCGGAAACAGCGACTTCCAGCGCTCGCTTGAGGCCAGTTCCGAACAGACAATCGATCAGCAGCGGCGCCGGGGGCGCTTCGTCCAACGCCTCGATCGGGCCATTCCACTGCGACCGCGCAGCCCTGGCAAGGTCGGTGTTCGGCTCTCCCGATGCCGCGATCCGCACCGGGCAACCGCGCTCCCGCAAGAGGCGCGCGGCGACATAGCCGTCGCCGCCATTGTTGCCGGGTCCGCACAGCACCAGTGCCGGCATCGGCCCGGCGAAGCGGAGCGCCGCCTCGGCCAGGCCGCGGCCCGCACGCTCCATCAATTCGGTGAGGCCGCAGGTCGCTGCCGCTTCCGCCGTCCGCATTGCGGCTGCGGCCAGGATCGGGCGGTGCGCAGTCACCGGAGGACACTCGCCAGGTGCCACCACTCGGGCGGGCAAGCCGCGGCGGCACGATCGCGCGCCTCCTCGCCCGCAAACAGCGCGAAGCAGGTCGCTCCGGAGCCTGACATCCGCACGGTTTCCGCACCTTCGCAGGATTTCAGCCACTCGAGAATATCATCGATCTCGGGCACCAGCGCTCGCGCTGCCGGCTCGAGGTCGTTGCGACCCTCCCGCCAGTCGCCGAGTGCGCCGCGGTCAACACCGTCCCAGGCGCCGAAGACGGTGGCGGTCGATAGTGGCAGGCGTGGATTGACCAGCAGCACGGGGCAACTCGCTACCCCGGCGTCGACCAGTGTCAGGGTATCTCCGGCGCCCTCCCCGCGCGACGTCATGCTGAGCAGGCACGCCGGCACATCGCTGCCCAGGGTCGGGGCGATCCGCTGCGCCATTTCGGGGTCGATGCCCCACAGGGACGTCAGCAGCCGGAGCGCGGCGGCGGCATCGGCCGAGCCGCCGCCGACTCCGGACGCGACCGGCAGGCGCTTGTCGAGCGTAAGCCGCACCCCTTTGCCGATCCTCGCCTCGGCGGCGAGCGCGGCCGCGGCACGATGGACGAGGTTGTCGCTCCCGTCGTCCAGCATGGCCGCGAAGGGCCCGGTGATGGTCAGGGACAGGTCGTCGCTCGGCTCGGCGGTCAGGCGGTCGCCGTGGATGCAGAAAGCGAAGATCGTCTCGATGTCGTGGCGTCCGTCGTCGCGGCGGCGGCGGACGTGAAGCGCAAGGTTGACCTTGGCCGGCGCGATCTCGGTCACGGGGAGGCCGGTCACGGCGCGGCGGTCGCCGCGCTCAGCCCGGCACCGATCTTGTTCTGTACCCGCTGGCGGACGTCGTCCTCGGCGGTGACCAGGGCCGCCTGCCAGGCGAAGCGCGCCTCATATTTGCGACCCGCAGCATAAAGCGCATCGCCAAGATGCTCGTGGATCTCGGACTGGGCGGGATCGGCGGCGGCGGCGCGCTGAAGAGTCAGGATCGCGTCGGCCACCTTGCCGCGCTTATATTGCGCCCAGCCGAGCGAATCGGTGATCGAGGCATCGTCGGGGGCCCGGCGGCTCGCTTCGGCGATCAGCGCCTCGGCCTCGTCCAGCTGCTCGCCGCGTTCGAGGCGCGCGTAACCGAGATAGTTGAGCACTGCCGGATTGTCTGGAGCGAGCTTGTACGCCAGTTCGAGCGCGCTTTCGGCCTGCGGCCACTTACCGCCCTGCTCCAGCGCTGCACCGCGCAAAAGGTGGATGGACCAGAGCTCGGGCCCCGGCCCCCCGGCCTGCACCGCCGCAGCGGCACCGCCATAAGCGACCGCCGCCTCATCGTACTTCTTCATCGCCTCAAGCACGTCGCCGAGCCTCAGCCAGTCCGCTGCCCCGGCTCTGTCATCAGCGACGAAGGCTTTGGCCCGCGCGAGGGCTTCCTGCGGGCGGCTGGCGCGAAGCAAGATCCGGGTTTCCGCATCGCGCGCTTCGGTGAGGAACGGCGACTTGTCGGGCAGCGTGCGAAAGACCGCGATCCCGTCGTCACCTCGACCGCTTCGGTCGAGCAGCAAGCCTGCTAGTAGCGCCGCTTGCTCGTTACGCGGGTCGGCATGGCGCGCGACCTGGGCAAGGCCAAGCGGGAGGGTGCCGCTATCGCCCTCGTCAAGGCCGACCGCGAGTGCGACCACCAGTTCCGACAGCCCTTCCGCGGCGGTGGCGATGGGCAGGCGTGGGCGCCGCTCGGTCGCAAGGTGCGTCGCTGCACCGCGCAGGGTGACGTCACGCCCGGCAAGCAGGGCCAGCCCGCCCTCGCGATTGCCCTGCGCGACCAGACCGGTCGCAAAGGCGATCCGGAGACGGTTGGCACGCCCCCTCGCCGCCGCCAGCGCCCGAGTGAACAGCGGCTCCGCTTCCGCGCCGCGGCCGGCTGCGAGGAGGATCAGCGCCTTGTGCTCGGGCACGAACTGGCTGAGCGGGCTGCTCGCCTGCACCCCGTCGAGCAGCTTGAGCGCCTCGGGCAGGCGGCGTCGCTCGGCCAGGGTCCAGGCCCCGACGAACGGGGCCATGAAGTCGAGTTGCTGGGGAAATTCAGCCCCGACTTCCTGGTCGATCCGGCCCTTGCGCAGGGCGTCGCCGATCAGGAGAAGCCGCGCATCGACGGCAAGCTCCGCCTTCGGCTGACGCTGCGCCAGGCGAACCGCCAGTGGCATGTCTCCGGCAAGGATCGCCTGGCCGACTGCCCTTCGCGCCGCTAGCCGGTCGCCGGGATCCGCCGCAGCAAGGCTCGCGTAGAGCATCGCCGCCCGGCGGGCATCGCCCGCGGTGGCGGCGGCCCGCGCCGCGACAAAGGTACTGGCGCCCGACCGCAGGAAATCGACCCGCTGCTGGCCGGGGGCCGCAGCGGCAAGCGCGCAGGCGAGGCTACATGTTAGGGTAGTTGGGCCCACCGCCACCCTCCGGGGTCACCCAATTGATGTTCTGACACGGATCCTTGATGTCGCAGGTCTTGCAGTGGACGCAGTTCTGCGCGTTGATCTGCAGACGCGGCGCGCCGCCTTCCAGCACATATTCATAGACCCCTGCCGGGCAATAACGCTGCTCGGGCCCGTCATAGTCGGGCAGGTTTACCCGCGTCGGGATCGTCGGGTCCTTGAGGTGAAGGTGGACCGGCTGGTCTTCCTCATGGTTGGTGTTCGACAGGAACACGCTCGACAGCTTGTCGAAGCTGATCACCCCGTCGGGGCGCGGATAGTTGATCGGCGGAGCGATATCGCGGCGCCACAGTGTTTCATGGTCAGGATGATGCTTCATCGTGATCGGCAGGCCGATCTTGAGATGCTGCATCCAGAGGTCGGCTCCGGCCAAGATCGTGCCGATGGTTGCGCCAAACTTGGCGACGGCGGGCTCGGCATTGCGGACCTTGCGTAATTCCTCGCCAATCCAGCCATTTCTGACCGACGGCTCATAGTCGGCGAGAACATCGGAGCGGCGGTCGGCGGCGATTGCGGCGAAGGCGGCGTCGGCGGCCAGCATGCCCGACTTCATCGCCGTGTGGGTGCCCTTGATACGCGGCACGTTCACGAAACCCGCCGAGCAACCGATCAGTGCACCGCCCGGGAAGGCGAGCTTGGGAATGCTCTGCCATCCGCCCTCGTTGATCGCCCGCGCACCGTACGACACGCGGCGGCCGCCCTCCAGCAGCGGGCGGATCGCCGGGTGCTGCTTGTAGCGCTGCATCTCGTCGAACGGCGACAGGTGCGGATTCTTGTAGTTGAGCGCGACCACGAAGCCGATCGACACCTGGTTGTTGTCCTGGTGGTAGATCCACCCCCCGCCCCACGCATCGTCGAGGGGCCAGCCCTGGGTGTGGATCACGGTGCCCGGCTTGTGCTTGGCCGGATCGACGTCCCACAATTCCTTGATCCCGAGGCCATAGACCTGCGGCTGGCAGTCGGCTTCCAGGCCGAATTGCTTCTTGAGCTGCTTGGTCAGCGAGCCGCGCGCACCCTCGGCGAAGAAGGTGTAGCGGGCGTGCAGCTCCATCCCGGGCTGGTAGTCGCCCTTGGGTCCGCCATCGCGGCCGATGCCCATCGCGCCGGTCGCAACGCCTTTGACCGAGCCGTCCTCGTTGTAGAGCACCTCCGCCGCCGGGAAGCCGGGAAAGATCTCGACGCCCAGCTCTTCCGCCTTGCCGCCGAGCCAG
Coding sequences within it:
- a CDS encoding class I SAM-dependent RNA methyltransferase, which produces MSDIVVRIAARGDGVTASGRHVAFAAPGDVVAEDGSVTAGPHRQVPPCRHFPECGGCQLQHVDDEAYAAYLVERVSGALAQHDLTGDVRAPHLSPPRTRRRATLRAMKAGGRVLLGFNAEKSNRIIDLAECHILRPELFALLDPLRRLLGLLLAPKRTAEIHLTLADQGVDLLLKGVKADGFEAAQGLVDFAGEQGLARLSLDEGVGPEVRWEPQPATATLSGRPVPLPIAAFLQATEDGERALVDSVLEAVGTPATSADLFAGIGTFALALPGRVLAAEAGRGAVLALKRAAPSIAAQHRDLYRRPLMADELNGLDAVVLDPPRSGAEAQVEQLAASTVPRIAYVSCNPATFARDAAVLVSGGYRLDWVRPVGQFRWSTHVELAAAFSR
- a CDS encoding tetratricopeptide repeat protein, producing the protein MGPTTLTCSLACALAAAAPGQQRVDFLRSGASTFVAARAAATAGDARRAAMLYASLAAADPGDRLAARRAVGQAILAGDMPLAVRLAQRQPKAELAVDARLLLIGDALRKGRIDQEVGAEFPQQLDFMAPFVGAWTLAERRRLPEALKLLDGVQASSPLSQFVPEHKALILLAAGRGAEAEPLFTRALAAARGRANRLRIAFATGLVAQGNREGGLALLAGRDVTLRGAATHLATERRPRLPIATAAEGLSELVVALAVGLDEGDSGTLPLGLAQVARHADPRNEQAALLAGLLLDRSGRGDDGIAVFRTLPDKSPFLTEARDAETRILLRASRPQEALARAKAFVADDRAGAADWLRLGDVLEAMKKYDEAAVAYGGAAAAVQAGGPGPELWSIHLLRGAALEQGGKWPQAESALELAYKLAPDNPAVLNYLGYARLERGEQLDEAEALIAEASRRAPDDASITDSLGWAQYKRGKVADAILTLQRAAAADPAQSEIHEHLGDALYAAGRKYEARFAWQAALVTAEDDVRQRVQNKIGAGLSAATAAP
- a CDS encoding electron transfer flavoprotein-ubiquinone oxidoreductase, which produces MSDRESMEYDVVIVGAGPAGLSAAIRLKQLANEAGRELSVCVLEKGSEVGAHILSGAVIDPRSLDELLPDWREDSSCLLGRVPVTSNHHWVLTKTKKYNLPHLMMPSFLDNKGTFTGSLANLCRWLGGKAEELGVEIFPGFPAAEVLYNEDGSVKGVATGAMGIGRDGGPKGDYQPGMELHARYTFFAEGARGSLTKQLKKQFGLEADCQPQVYGLGIKELWDVDPAKHKPGTVIHTQGWPLDDAWGGGWIYHQDNNQVSIGFVVALNYKNPHLSPFDEMQRYKQHPAIRPLLEGGRRVSYGARAINEGGWQSIPKLAFPGGALIGCSAGFVNVPRIKGTHTAMKSGMLAADAAFAAIAADRRSDVLADYEPSVRNGWIGEELRKVRNAEPAVAKFGATIGTILAGADLWMQHLKIGLPITMKHHPDHETLWRRDIAPPINYPRPDGVISFDKLSSVFLSNTNHEEDQPVHLHLKDPTIPTRVNLPDYDGPEQRYCPAGVYEYVLEGGAPRLQINAQNCVHCKTCDIKDPCQNINWVTPEGGGGPNYPNM
- a CDS encoding MAPEG family protein codes for the protein MLQPSPLLGPIVALVGWSLIMLVWMAVSRRGAFKRLGVSLKTIPPGSRGSALDSSPEAKAQWKAHNYNHLMEQPTIFYAIVLALVLMGFDHPINVMLAWGYVGLRILHSIVQATINVVAIRLTLFALSTLCLASLTIHAGLRLWH
- a CDS encoding 4-(cytidine 5'-diphospho)-2-C-methyl-D-erythritol kinase — translated: MTGLPVTEIAPAKVNLALHVRRRRDDGRHDIETIFAFCIHGDRLTAEPSDDLSLTITGPFAAMLDDGSDNLVHRAAAALAAEARIGKGVRLTLDKRLPVASGVGGGSADAAAALRLLTSLWGIDPEMAQRIAPTLGSDVPACLLSMTSRGEGAGDTLTLVDAGVASCPVLLVNPRLPLSTATVFGAWDGVDRGALGDWREGRNDLEPAARALVPEIDDILEWLKSCEGAETVRMSGSGATCFALFAGEEARDRAAAACPPEWWHLASVLR
- a CDS encoding NAD(P)H-hydrate dehydratase translates to MTAHRPILAAAAMRTAEAAATCGLTELMERAGRGLAEAALRFAGPMPALVLCGPGNNGGDGYVAARLLRERGCPVRIAASGEPNTDLARAARSQWNGPIEALDEAPPAPLLIDCLFGTGLKRALEVAVSEALITLVEASHIAVAADLPSGVEADSGARLSPVPDFDLTVAFGALKPAHRLMPAMAGMGRVVLADIGIDAPGPWFEIGEPVLPSIAPDAHKFSRGLVHCLAGEMPGAIALSAKAAAHSGAGYVRISTSLPIAGLPLSVVQVGDAQVNDPKIGCLLVGPGLGKLPQLLTLALVSHRPKVIDADAIGHIGEPGRLKGQDAVLTPHAGEFERLFGALPGTKAEQALAAAEASGAVVVFKGPDTLVASPDGRIGFAPPAPAWLATAGTGDVLAGMIAALRARGLPAFEAACAGVWLQGRAAERAGASMIADDLVAQL
- a CDS encoding 1,9-bis(guanidino)-5-aza-nonane synthase; this encodes MNTEAKINDTRKAELLSSTVEHIDITKFDARPIVEAMGKMSFTSRDLARATDIYNQMLSDPDCSVILVIAGSTSAGGCMDLYAELVRSNMVDAIVATGASIVDMDFFEALGHKHYQALEIPDDDTLRSLYIDRIYDTYIDEIQLQDTDFTIGKIADTLEPRPYSSREFIKEMGKWLLENGKKDNSLVKLAYEHDVPIFCPAFTDSSAGFGLVKHQVDAMKAGRRYMTMDSIADFRELTDIKIKAGTTGLLMIGGGVPKNFTQDTVVCAEILGHEDVEVHKYAVQITVADVRDGACSSSTLQEAASWGKVSTALEQMVFAEATSVLPLLASDAYHRGHWKTRAKRAFAKLFD